A region from the Aeromicrobium choanae genome encodes:
- a CDS encoding ATP-binding cassette domain-containing protein: MTTPVLSLRGVGKRFGAVQALTDVDFDVRPGEVVALVGDNGAGKSTLVKIISGVYSADSGAIEVEGREVQIHGPKSAQALGIATVFQDLALADNLDVVANLFLGQEATSAGVLDEETMESRSWELLRQLSAKIPSVRIPIAALSGGQRQTVAIARSLVGEPKIVMLDEPTAALGVAQTAEVLNLIERLRESGLGVVVISHNMADVQAVADRIYVLRLGRNAAEFTIDEVTTDQLVAAITGASDNVVAARRARAEGADVSPIPQVDLPEEQS, translated from the coding sequence ATGACCACACCCGTGCTTTCCCTGCGCGGCGTCGGCAAGCGGTTCGGTGCCGTCCAGGCGCTCACCGATGTCGACTTCGACGTGCGACCCGGCGAGGTGGTGGCGCTCGTCGGAGACAACGGCGCCGGCAAGTCCACGCTCGTCAAGATCATCTCCGGCGTCTACTCCGCCGACTCCGGCGCGATCGAGGTGGAGGGCCGCGAGGTCCAGATCCACGGTCCGAAGTCGGCCCAGGCCCTCGGCATCGCCACGGTCTTCCAGGACCTGGCCCTGGCCGACAACCTCGACGTCGTGGCCAACCTGTTCCTCGGCCAGGAGGCGACCTCCGCCGGCGTCCTCGACGAGGAGACGATGGAGTCGCGCAGCTGGGAGCTGCTGCGCCAGCTCTCCGCCAAGATCCCGTCGGTGCGCATCCCCATCGCCGCCCTGTCCGGCGGTCAGCGCCAGACCGTGGCCATCGCCCGCAGCCTGGTGGGCGAGCCGAAGATCGTCATGCTCGACGAGCCGACCGCCGCCCTCGGCGTCGCCCAGACCGCCGAGGTGCTCAACCTCATCGAGCGGCTGCGCGAGTCGGGGCTCGGCGTCGTGGTGATCTCGCACAACATGGCCGACGTGCAGGCCGTGGCCGACCGGATCTACGTCCTGCGACTGGGCCGCAACGCGGCCGAGTTCACCATCGACGAGGTCACCACCGACCAGCTGGTCGCGGCGATCACCGGCGCCTCGGACAACGTCGTGGCCGCCCGCCGCGCGCGTGCCGAGGGAGCCGACGTGTCCCCGATCCCGCAGGTCGACCTCCCCGAGGAGCAGTCATGA
- a CDS encoding substrate-binding domain-containing protein has translation MVTATLTIGLGSLAACGSNDDGDSGSDEGKTIALLLPETKTTRYESFDKPLFEAKVKELCDDCKVDYLNADQDASKQQQQAQSAITNGASVLVLDPVDGKAATTIVKSAQGSDVPVVAYDRFIEGADYYISFDNERVGQMQGEALVEATGDKGDILMLNGSPTDPNAAQFKKGAHSVLDASGLNIVAEYDNPDWSPDNAQKFTSSQFNKVDPGDLAGVYAANDGQAGGVFAAFKSAGAGDVPPITGQDAELAAIQRIIAGQQFMTVYKPIKAEAEQAAELAVDLVNGEDISGTEDFQGVPSFILDPISVKQDNVGDTVVKDEFYTVDQICTAEYADACTKAGLS, from the coding sequence ATGGTGACGGCGACCCTGACGATCGGCCTCGGCAGCCTCGCTGCTTGCGGCTCCAACGACGACGGCGACAGCGGCTCGGACGAGGGCAAGACCATCGCTCTCCTGCTTCCCGAGACCAAGACCACCCGTTACGAGAGCTTCGACAAGCCGCTCTTCGAGGCCAAGGTCAAGGAGCTGTGCGACGACTGCAAGGTCGACTACCTCAACGCCGACCAGGACGCGTCCAAGCAGCAGCAGCAGGCCCAGTCCGCGATCACCAACGGCGCGTCCGTGCTGGTGCTCGACCCGGTCGACGGCAAGGCCGCGACCACGATCGTCAAGTCCGCCCAGGGCTCCGACGTGCCGGTCGTCGCGTACGACCGCTTCATCGAGGGCGCCGACTACTACATCTCCTTCGACAACGAGCGAGTCGGCCAGATGCAGGGCGAGGCCCTCGTGGAGGCCACCGGCGACAAGGGCGACATCCTCATGCTGAACGGCTCGCCCACCGACCCGAACGCCGCGCAGTTCAAGAAGGGCGCGCACTCGGTGCTCGACGCCAGCGGCCTGAACATCGTGGCCGAGTACGACAACCCCGACTGGAGCCCGGACAACGCCCAGAAGTTCACCAGCTCGCAGTTCAACAAGGTCGACCCGGGCGACCTGGCCGGGGTGTACGCCGCCAACGACGGCCAGGCCGGTGGCGTGTTCGCCGCGTTCAAATCCGCCGGCGCCGGCGACGTCCCGCCGATCACCGGGCAGGACGCCGAGCTCGCCGCGATCCAGCGCATCATCGCCGGTCAGCAGTTCATGACCGTCTACAAGCCGATCAAGGCCGAGGCCGAGCAGGCCGCCGAGCTGGCCGTCGACCTCGTCAACGGCGAGGACATCAGCGGCACCGAGGACTTCCAGGGCGTGCCCTCGTTCATCCTCGACCCGATCTCGGTCAAGCAGGACAACGTGGGCGACACGGTCGTCAAGGACGAGTTCTACACCGTCGACCAGATCTGCACCGCCGAGTACGCCGACGCGTGCACGAAGGCCGGTCTGTCCTGA